A region from the Kineothrix sp. IPX-CK genome encodes:
- a CDS encoding ABC transporter permease, translating to MKKLLNQICLFLEGFLLINVIWYIGYLTVQTTVIPNPLTVYMNFGKVFEDDILIHILYSLNRIGQGLLLSLLIGIPVGIVMAYSYRANRILYPLVYFSYPIPKTALLPIAMLLWGMRDGSKVAIIFLIIVFQVIVAVRDSVQNIDPSLYLVTVSAGATKGQIVRHVTLPAIMPELLTSLRVSLGTAVSVLFFVEGYGTRHGMGYYIVDAWSRIDYIGMYSGIIVISIVGFLLFAAVDFLSGRLCAWK from the coding sequence ATGAAGAAACTGCTGAACCAAATCTGTCTTTTTTTAGAAGGCTTTCTGCTGATCAATGTCATCTGGTATATCGGTTATCTGACGGTGCAAACTACCGTGATTCCTAATCCGCTAACGGTATATATGAATTTCGGCAAGGTGTTTGAAGACGATATTCTCATACATATTTTATATAGCCTGAACCGAATCGGGCAGGGCTTGCTTTTATCCCTTTTGATAGGGATTCCGGTGGGGATTGTTATGGCGTATTCATATAGAGCCAATAGAATATTGTATCCTCTTGTCTATTTCAGCTATCCGATACCCAAGACCGCTTTGCTGCCAATCGCTATGCTTCTATGGGGAATGCGGGATGGTTCCAAAGTGGCCATTATCTTTCTGATTATTGTATTCCAAGTAATTGTTGCGGTTCGGGACAGCGTACAGAACATCGATCCATCTCTGTATCTGGTTACAGTGAGCGCCGGAGCTACTAAGGGGCAGATCGTCCGGCATGTGACGCTTCCGGCGATCATGCCCGAGCTTTTGACCAGCCTGCGGGTTTCTTTAGGAACGGCAGTTTCCGTTCTTTTTTTCGTGGAGGGGTATGGAACGAGACATGGAATGGGTTATTATATCGTGGACGCATGGTCGCGTATCGATTATATCGGCATGTACAGCGGTATCATCGTGATTTCGATTGTGGGATTTTTGCTGTTTGCGGCGGTGGATTTTCTTTCCGGCAGGCTTTGCGCCTGGAAGTGA